One genomic window of Halolamina sediminis includes the following:
- a CDS encoding SRPBCC family protein, whose protein sequence is MERLAVETVVYRPVEEVYEFLEAFPGYANYSEYLDRVDELDPGPGESARYALRFSWWKLEYTARSAVIETVENERIEWELLGDFDAGGRWLVAERSLPEDAPDWAETATGVRFEVAYAPETAHSGLIDLPSLVSLGWVVEKVKPKIESEARTVVERAVADLEGEPRSVELTVETGTDTAGSAFPAEEKT, encoded by the coding sequence ATGGAGCGGCTCGCCGTCGAGACGGTCGTCTACCGGCCGGTCGAGGAAGTGTACGAGTTTCTGGAGGCGTTCCCGGGGTACGCGAACTACTCCGAGTACCTCGACCGCGTCGACGAACTCGACCCCGGCCCCGGTGAGTCCGCGCGCTACGCGCTGCGGTTCTCGTGGTGGAAGCTCGAGTACACCGCGCGGTCGGCAGTGATCGAGACCGTCGAGAACGAGCGCATCGAGTGGGAACTGCTGGGCGATTTCGACGCCGGCGGCCGCTGGCTGGTCGCCGAGCGGTCCCTCCCAGAGGACGCCCCCGACTGGGCCGAGACGGCGACCGGGGTCCGGTTCGAAGTCGCGTACGCCCCCGAGACCGCCCACAGCGGGCTGATCGACCTCCCTTCGCTGGTGTCGCTGGGCTGGGTAGTCGAGAAAGTGAAACCGAAAATCGAGTCGGAGGCTCGAACCGTCGTCGAGCGGGCCGTCGCGGACCTCGAAGGCGAGCCACGGTCGGTCGAACTCACCGTGGAGACCGGCACAGACACGGCGGGCTCTGCGTTCCCGGCCGAAGAGAAAACGTGA
- a CDS encoding ABC transporter ATP-binding protein encodes MPAIETTDLTKQYGDTVAVTDLDLAVDSGSVFGFLGPNGAGKTTTMRMLTGLVRPTRGRATVAGADATDRDALRPRIGYLPEEPPLYDHATAYEQLDYAAGLRDLDPERASERVDDLLDRLDLPPEDASGRIADYSKGMRQKVAYVQAVLHEPDVVFLDEPTSGLDPRAARTLRQLIVELAEGGTTVFLSTHILPVVEEVADAVGILYDGELVAEGAPAELQRRAETGEARSLEDAFLELTTDAVDAAPSEGDG; translated from the coding sequence ATGCCCGCCATCGAGACTACCGACCTGACCAAACAGTACGGCGACACCGTCGCAGTCACGGACCTCGACCTCGCGGTCGACTCAGGCAGCGTGTTCGGCTTCCTCGGCCCCAACGGCGCCGGGAAGACGACGACGATGCGGATGCTGACCGGGCTCGTCCGTCCGACCCGGGGCCGCGCGACGGTCGCCGGCGCCGACGCGACCGACCGCGACGCCCTCCGCCCCCGGATCGGCTATCTGCCCGAAGAGCCGCCGCTGTACGATCACGCGACCGCGTACGAACAGCTCGACTACGCCGCCGGCCTGCGCGATCTCGACCCCGAGCGCGCCAGCGAGCGCGTCGACGACCTGCTCGACCGCCTCGACCTGCCGCCCGAGGACGCGTCGGGCCGCATCGCCGACTACTCGAAGGGGATGCGGCAGAAAGTCGCCTACGTGCAGGCGGTGCTCCACGAGCCCGACGTGGTGTTCCTCGACGAGCCGACCTCCGGGCTCGACCCGCGTGCGGCCCGGACGCTCCGGCAACTGATCGTCGAGCTCGCCGAGGGCGGGACGACCGTGTTTCTCTCGACACACATCCTCCCGGTAGTCGAGGAAGTCGCCGACGCGGTGGGGATCCTCTACGACGGCGAGCTGGTCGCCGAGGGCGCGCCCGCCGAACTGCAGCGCCGCGCGGAGACCGGCGAGGCGCGCTCGCTGGAGGACGCGTTCCTCGAACTCACGACCGACGCCGTCGACGCGGCGCCGAGCGAGGGCGATGGCTGA
- a CDS encoding ABC transporter ATP-binding protein gives MSAEEGSVFDVYRERVERPLYRLFTEYSAGRIRWLILGMMGNIVARSASLLPPVVLGAALDSVFQDTSAFTIPFFPGAWIPATDTAQFWFSVELILGSFVVTAVFTTLYGIAANNYAHRVMHAVRTDSFETMQRLDMTFFDDKQTGEVMSVLNNDANNLENFLDNGLQNSIRLTVMIVGIAMILFSLNWQLALVTLVVVPAIVGLTMWFMRAVEPRYVDRRASVGNLNTRLENALAGVELVKTSGTESYESDRVENASWRYFRDTMAVLRLSYIYRPGMELLAGLSFAVTFIVGGLWVFQGPPLFFSGDLSGGDLVVFVLMTQRIVTPLAQVSNIIDQYENAKASSERIFGLMDIPSQITETDDPIELDEVEGRVEYDDVSFGYADVEQDGPEEMVLENVDFEAKPGEDVALVGPTGAGKSTLLKLLLRLYDPVDGEVRIDGHDLRELSLETLRSHVGYVSQSTFLFDGTVAENIRYGRFDADREAVVEAAKAAEAHAFIESLPEGYDTRIGERGVKLSGGQQQRLSIARTMLQDPDVLVLDEATSAVDTETEMLIQRSLDRLSEDCTTFEIAHRLSTVRDADTILVLEDGEIVERGDHEELLEADGLYAKLWGVQAGEIDDLPEEFVQRARERAAQRTDMLEEDIDADDD, from the coding sequence ATGAGTGCGGAGGAGGGGAGCGTGTTCGACGTGTACCGGGAGCGCGTCGAGCGGCCGCTCTACCGTCTTTTCACGGAGTACAGCGCGGGACGGATACGCTGGCTGATCCTGGGAATGATGGGCAACATCGTCGCCCGGTCGGCGAGCCTGTTGCCGCCGGTGGTCCTCGGTGCAGCGCTGGACAGCGTGTTCCAGGACACCAGCGCGTTCACGATTCCGTTCTTCCCGGGGGCGTGGATCCCGGCGACCGACACCGCGCAGTTCTGGTTCTCGGTGGAGCTGATACTGGGCTCGTTCGTCGTGACCGCGGTGTTCACCACGCTGTACGGCATCGCCGCCAACAACTACGCCCACCGCGTGATGCACGCGGTCCGGACGGACAGCTTCGAGACGATGCAGCGGCTGGACATGACCTTCTTCGACGACAAGCAGACCGGGGAGGTCATGTCCGTGCTGAACAACGACGCCAACAACCTCGAGAACTTCCTCGACAACGGGCTTCAGAACTCGATCCGGCTGACGGTGATGATCGTCGGGATCGCGATGATCCTGTTCTCGCTGAACTGGCAGTTGGCGCTCGTGACGCTGGTCGTCGTCCCCGCGATCGTCGGGCTGACGATGTGGTTCATGCGCGCCGTCGAGCCTCGGTACGTCGACCGACGGGCGAGCGTCGGCAACCTCAACACGCGGCTGGAGAACGCGCTCGCCGGCGTCGAACTGGTCAAGACCAGCGGCACCGAGTCCTACGAGAGCGACCGCGTCGAGAACGCGTCGTGGCGCTACTTCCGGGACACGATGGCGGTGCTACGGCTGAGCTACATCTACCGGCCCGGGATGGAGCTGCTGGCGGGACTCTCCTTCGCGGTGACGTTCATCGTCGGCGGGCTCTGGGTGTTTCAGGGCCCGCCGCTGTTTTTCAGCGGCGATCTCAGCGGCGGGGATCTGGTGGTGTTCGTCCTGATGACCCAGCGCATCGTCACACCGCTGGCGCAGGTGTCGAACATCATTGACCAGTACGAGAACGCCAAGGCGTCCTCCGAGCGCATCTTCGGGCTAATGGATATCCCCTCCCAGATCACCGAGACCGACGACCCGATCGAACTTGACGAGGTCGAGGGCCGCGTCGAGTACGACGACGTGAGCTTCGGCTACGCCGACGTGGAGCAGGACGGGCCCGAGGAGATGGTGCTCGAGAACGTCGACTTCGAGGCCAAGCCCGGCGAGGACGTGGCGCTGGTCGGCCCGACCGGCGCCGGGAAGTCGACGCTGCTCAAACTGCTACTGCGGCTGTACGACCCCGTCGACGGCGAGGTGCGCATCGACGGTCACGACCTGCGCGAGCTATCCCTCGAGACGCTGCGGAGCCACGTCGGCTACGTCTCCCAGTCGACGTTCCTGTTCGACGGCACCGTCGCAGAGAACATCCGGTACGGCCGGTTCGACGCCGACCGCGAGGCGGTCGTCGAGGCCGCGAAGGCCGCGGAGGCTCACGCGTTCATCGAGTCGCTGCCGGAGGGGTACGACACCCGGATCGGCGAGCGCGGCGTGAAGCTCTCAGGCGGGCAGCAGCAGCGGCTCTCGATCGCCCGGACGATGCTGCAGGACCCCGACGTGCTCGTGCTCGACGAGGCCACCAGCGCGGTCGACACGGAGACGGAGATGCTGATCCAGCGCAGCCTCGACCGCCTGAGCGAGGACTGCACCACCTTCGAGATCGCCCACCGGCTCTCGACGGTGCGGGACGCCGACACGATCCTCGTGCTCGAGGACGGGGAGATCGTCGAACGCGGCGATCACGAGGAACTGCTCGAAGCCGACGGCCTCTACGCGAAGCTCTGGGGCGTCCAGGCCGGCGAGATCGACGACCTGCCGGAGGAGTTCGTCCAGCGCGCCCGCGAACGCGCCGCCCAGCGCACGGACATGCTCGAAGAGGACATCGACGCCGACGACGACTGA
- a CDS encoding YegP family protein encodes MSTERTDEGTLRSVYRRRIGDPTTDDEVRGYWLFVVGLVLAVAGVLLFLASEPRGGLRQLSLVGISVGLILLLVGPVIRLPLQPRATTLVAVGATVAAIGVAYFVAVFPGEWSVRNGNTVVIGLYGLGLLAIGAGGVLVPLLSGRGDEAADLRRELAELDDVLEDSAADEADLAARVAALRSELAASNDAAASLGRAVTAMSEELADAEADEADLAARLWSLRQSQARFELYEDKGGEFRWRLRHRNGNIVATSGEGYSQRHNAQKGLESVRRNALGATLLRVESEDELAEPGETFEPPEVVESQTTFELYEDKGGEFRWRLRHDNGNIVGDGGEGYSRRSGARDAIERVQEYAGPAEYLRLDPTGFEIYRDVAGEWRWRLVHRNGNVLGDGGEGYTRRRDARRAVDRVRGGLDELTFETYEDSAGEHRWRLKSANGQIVADSGEGYSRKSSVEDAVERVREYAPEADVLDIGRASFEVYEDQGGEFRWRLRHRNGQIVATGSEGYAEKSKTEDAVDRFKLNAPGSEIEDLDAAAAAEAEDGDDGNGDGE; translated from the coding sequence ATGTCAACTGAACGAACCGACGAGGGGACGCTGCGATCGGTGTACCGACGGCGGATCGGCGACCCGACCACCGACGACGAGGTCAGGGGGTACTGGCTGTTCGTTGTCGGACTGGTGCTCGCCGTGGCGGGGGTGTTGCTCTTCCTCGCCAGCGAGCCCCGGGGCGGACTGAGACAGCTCTCGCTGGTCGGGATCAGCGTCGGGCTGATCCTCCTGCTGGTGGGGCCGGTGATCCGGCTCCCGCTCCAACCGCGGGCGACGACGCTGGTCGCCGTCGGCGCCACGGTCGCGGCGATCGGCGTCGCCTACTTCGTCGCGGTGTTCCCGGGGGAATGGTCCGTCCGGAACGGGAACACGGTCGTGATCGGGCTCTACGGGCTCGGACTGCTGGCCATCGGGGCCGGCGGCGTGCTCGTTCCCCTGCTCTCCGGCCGGGGCGACGAGGCCGCCGACCTCCGGCGCGAACTCGCCGAGCTCGACGACGTGCTCGAAGACAGTGCCGCCGACGAGGCCGACCTCGCCGCACGGGTCGCAGCGCTCCGGAGCGAGCTGGCGGCGTCGAACGACGCCGCGGCGTCGCTGGGCAGGGCGGTCACGGCGATGTCGGAGGAGCTCGCCGACGCCGAGGCCGACGAAGCTGACCTCGCCGCGCGGCTCTGGTCGCTCCGGCAGAGTCAGGCGCGGTTCGAACTGTACGAGGACAAAGGCGGGGAGTTCCGCTGGCGGCTCCGCCACCGCAACGGCAACATCGTCGCGACGAGCGGCGAGGGGTACAGCCAGCGGCACAACGCACAGAAGGGGCTCGAGAGCGTCCGGCGCAACGCGCTCGGGGCGACGCTGCTGCGCGTCGAGTCCGAGGACGAACTCGCCGAGCCGGGCGAGACGTTCGAGCCGCCAGAGGTCGTCGAGAGCCAGACGACGTTCGAGCTGTACGAGGACAAGGGCGGAGAGTTCCGCTGGCGGCTCCGCCACGACAACGGCAACATCGTCGGCGACGGCGGCGAGGGGTACAGCCGGCGGTCGGGCGCCCGCGACGCGATCGAGCGCGTCCAGGAGTACGCCGGTCCCGCGGAGTACCTGCGCCTCGACCCGACCGGGTTCGAGATCTATCGCGACGTCGCCGGTGAGTGGCGCTGGCGGCTCGTCCACCGGAACGGGAACGTCCTCGGCGACGGGGGCGAGGGGTACACCCGCCGCCGCGACGCCCGCCGCGCGGTCGACCGCGTCCGCGGGGGGCTCGACGAACTGACGTTCGAGACGTACGAGGATAGCGCCGGCGAGCACCGCTGGCGGCTCAAGTCCGCCAACGGGCAGATCGTCGCCGACAGCGGCGAGGGGTACAGCCGGAAATCGAGCGTCGAGGACGCCGTCGAACGCGTACGGGAGTACGCGCCGGAGGCCGACGTGCTGGACATCGGCCGCGCGTCGTTCGAGGTGTACGAGGATCAGGGTGGGGAGTTCCGCTGGCGGCTCCGCCACCGCAACGGCCAGATCGTCGCGACCGGCAGCGAGGGGTACGCCGAGAAGTCCAAAACCGAGGACGCAGTCGATCGGTTCAAGCTGAACGCGCCGGGTTCCGAGATCGAGGATCTCGACGCTGCGGCGGCCGCCGAAGCTGAGGACGGTGACGACGGGAACGGCGACGGAGAGTAG
- a CDS encoding NAD(P)/FAD-dependent oxidoreductase — MSDSSETANDEEPQRRELLIVGGGIAGLTAALFTARAGLDTLVYDGGESILRRNAHLENFPGFPAGVNPRLFADMLHAQATRNGVDLVAGRITELRHAEGEGFVAVAEDGDEVRAEKVIAASWSNTDYLDPVGPAIRSAGSKQFLEDEDGRTGVDGLYAAGRLAERYHQAVVAAGDGARTAITLIHDSDTPFYHDWVTPEGYFTDRDREVPPGCEEIGEAECAARRAESRAAMREYFAEAHEQRQRTHPSLVDDEKGRLDGE, encoded by the coding sequence ATGTCCGATTCGAGCGAGACTGCGAACGACGAGGAGCCACAGCGCCGCGAACTGCTGATCGTCGGCGGCGGGATCGCCGGCCTGACCGCCGCGCTGTTCACCGCTCGCGCGGGGCTCGACACGCTGGTGTACGACGGCGGGGAGTCGATCCTGCGCCGGAACGCCCACTTGGAGAACTTCCCGGGGTTTCCCGCGGGCGTCAACCCCCGACTCTTCGCCGACATGCTCCACGCACAGGCGACGAGAAACGGCGTCGATCTGGTCGCCGGCCGGATCACGGAGCTTCGGCACGCCGAGGGCGAGGGGTTCGTTGCGGTCGCCGAGGACGGCGACGAGGTTCGCGCCGAGAAGGTGATCGCCGCCTCGTGGTCGAACACCGACTACCTCGACCCGGTCGGCCCGGCGATCCGGTCGGCAGGCAGCAAGCAGTTCCTCGAGGACGAGGACGGCCGGACCGGCGTCGACGGGCTCTACGCGGCGGGTCGGCTCGCCGAGCGCTACCACCAGGCCGTCGTCGCGGCCGGCGACGGTGCGCGAACGGCGATCACGCTAATCCACGACTCCGATACGCCGTTCTACCACGACTGGGTGACTCCGGAGGGGTACTTCACCGATCGCGACCGCGAGGTGCCGCCGGGCTGTGAGGAGATCGGCGAGGCCGAGTGTGCGGCTCGGCGGGCGGAGTCCCGCGCGGCGATGCGGGAGTACTTCGCCGAGGCACACGAGCAGCGCCAGCGAACCCACCCGAGCCTCGTCGACGACGAGAAGGGGCGACTCGACGGGGAGTGA
- a CDS encoding methyltransferase: MTGPLELAAGVADGPDSYRFHTADGAASPASFRTDELVLLRSLHGAAPGDHLSVQSNYGVVGVGIAASAVSVRMTEASARRATLCRRNAAENGADAHTAVVADLGRLTQRYDTASYAPESHTPIALGKQRIADALATLRPGGRLFVAATDGAGGSRYADCLRELTGGCRTITSTDGCSVYVAERPAEFESPQYVEPTRFTARVDGVPFPLVTLPGMFAAGRLDHGTRLLAATAAVDDGDRVLDLCCGAGPLGIYAARTADCSVTLTDDSRIATRAATCSLRAAGVDGGVVTADGVAGVADERFDRVLCNPPTHAGDGVLSSLLGGASRVLTGDGVLLVVHHRDLDLRPHLRSYRSVSERATGEEHVVVAARR, encoded by the coding sequence ATGACCGGGCCGCTCGAACTGGCCGCCGGGGTCGCGGACGGCCCCGACAGCTACCGGTTCCACACCGCCGACGGCGCTGCCTCGCCCGCCTCCTTCCGCACCGACGAACTGGTCCTGCTCCGCTCGCTCCACGGCGCCGCTCCCGGCGACCACCTCTCGGTCCAGTCGAACTACGGCGTCGTGGGGGTGGGGATCGCGGCCTCGGCGGTATCCGTCCGGATGACCGAGGCCAGCGCCCGCCGGGCGACGCTCTGCCGGCGGAACGCCGCCGAGAACGGTGCCGACGCCCACACGGCGGTTGTCGCCGACCTCGGCCGCCTCACCCAGCGCTACGACACGGCGTCGTACGCGCCGGAGAGTCACACTCCGATCGCGCTCGGCAAACAGCGGATCGCCGACGCGCTGGCGACGCTCCGGCCGGGCGGTCGGCTGTTCGTCGCCGCCACGGACGGAGCGGGCGGCTCGCGCTACGCGGACTGCCTCCGTGAACTGACCGGCGGCTGCCGGACCATCACCTCGACCGACGGCTGTTCCGTCTACGTGGCCGAGCGTCCGGCCGAGTTCGAATCGCCGCAGTACGTGGAGCCGACGCGGTTCACCGCCCGCGTCGACGGCGTCCCGTTCCCGCTGGTCACGCTGCCGGGGATGTTCGCTGCCGGCCGCCTCGATCACGGGACGCGGCTGCTGGCGGCCACGGCGGCGGTCGACGACGGCGACCGCGTCCTCGACCTCTGCTGTGGCGCCGGCCCGCTGGGGATCTACGCGGCACGGACGGCCGACTGCTCGGTCACGCTGACCGACGACAGCCGGATCGCGACGCGTGCCGCGACCTGTAGCCTTCGGGCGGCGGGCGTCGATGGCGGCGTCGTCACCGCCGACGGCGTCGCGGGGGTCGCCGACGAGCGCTTCGACCGCGTGCTCTGTAACCCTCCGACTCATGCAGGGGACGGCGTACTCTCGTCGCTCCTCGGCGGCGCGTCCCGCGTCCTCACGGGCGACGGCGTGCTTCTCGTCGTCCACCACCGCGATCTCGACCTCCGGCCGCATCTCCGTAGCTACCGCTCGGTGAGCGAGCGGGCGACCGGCGAGGAACACGTCGTCGTCGCGGCGCGGCGTTAG
- a CDS encoding TrkH family potassium uptake protein has product MSIRVDYRASLSLVGTVLKYLSVPLLLPVVVALLYGETLAPFLPTIAITLAAGWGLERLAPDPDIERREGFLMVATTWIAVALVGTIPYLIEAHGIPLLVEPVHPGSTLGNPVNALFESMSGFTTTGATVLGNINVTDHTRGVMIWRQLTQWLGGMGIVVLAVAILPELSVGGAQLMDAEAPGPGIEKLTPKIAETARVLWGAYLAITVVEILLLYGLDLAGMAGPNMDAYNAVAHGLTTMPTGGFSPQARSIEAFSAAVQWVIIPFMVIAGTNFALIWQAIAGSPRELFEDTEFRGFLGVMAVLTAIVSGLLFTGGFASGVPEGATFDAAYLSETVAAISGNLEPTVRHALFQTVSIVTTTGYASMDFDVWAPPAQYALLFAMFVGGSAGSTGGAIKIVRWIVIAKVLRRELFTTAHPEAVRPVRLGGNTLDDRAVRGIMAFTLLYITIFFLGALLLFLDVARAGLDFTVLEVISGTASTLGNVGPAFYRLGPMGGYIGFPDSSKLFMVVLMWAGRLEIIPLLVCLVPEYWRR; this is encoded by the coding sequence GTGTCGATACGCGTCGATTACCGCGCCAGCCTGAGCCTCGTCGGGACGGTACTGAAGTACCTCTCCGTCCCGCTGCTGCTTCCGGTCGTCGTCGCGCTGCTCTACGGCGAGACGCTCGCACCGTTCCTGCCCACCATCGCGATCACGCTGGCGGCCGGGTGGGGGCTCGAACGGCTCGCCCCCGACCCGGATATCGAGCGCCGTGAGGGGTTCCTGATGGTGGCGACCACGTGGATCGCAGTCGCACTCGTGGGGACAATCCCGTACCTGATCGAGGCCCACGGCATCCCGCTGCTCGTGGAGCCCGTCCACCCCGGATCGACGCTCGGCAACCCCGTGAACGCGCTGTTCGAGTCGATGTCGGGCTTTACCACCACCGGTGCGACCGTGCTGGGGAACATCAACGTCACTGACCACACCCGGGGAGTGATGATCTGGCGCCAGCTCACCCAGTGGCTCGGTGGGATGGGGATCGTCGTGCTCGCGGTCGCGATCCTGCCCGAACTCTCCGTGGGCGGCGCGCAGTTGATGGACGCCGAGGCGCCCGGCCCGGGGATCGAGAAGCTGACGCCGAAGATCGCCGAGACCGCGCGGGTGCTCTGGGGCGCCTACCTCGCGATCACGGTGGTCGAGATCCTGCTGCTGTACGGGCTCGACCTCGCCGGGATGGCCGGCCCGAACATGGACGCGTACAACGCCGTCGCTCACGGACTGACGACGATGCCGACCGGCGGGTTCTCGCCGCAGGCCCGCAGCATCGAGGCGTTCTCGGCGGCGGTCCAGTGGGTGATCATCCCGTTCATGGTGATCGCGGGCACCAACTTCGCGCTGATCTGGCAGGCGATCGCCGGCTCCCCCCGCGAGCTGTTCGAGGACACCGAGTTCCGGGGTTTCCTCGGCGTGATGGCGGTGCTGACGGCCATCGTCTCCGGGCTGCTGTTCACCGGCGGGTTCGCGTCTGGCGTCCCTGAGGGCGCGACGTTCGACGCTGCCTACCTGTCTGAGACCGTCGCCGCGATCAGCGGCAACCTCGAACCGACTGTTCGCCACGCGCTGTTCCAGACCGTCTCGATCGTCACGACCACCGGCTACGCCAGCATGGACTTCGACGTCTGGGCGCCGCCGGCGCAGTACGCGCTCCTGTTCGCGATGTTCGTCGGTGGCTCCGCCGGCTCGACCGGCGGGGCGATCAAGATCGTCCGCTGGATCGTCATCGCGAAAGTACTCCGCCGCGAGCTGTTCACGACCGCCCACCCCGAGGCGGTTCGGCCCGTCCGGCTGGGCGGAAACACGCTCGATGACCGCGCGGTTCGGGGGATCATGGCGTTCACGCTGCTGTACATCACGATCTTCTTCCTCGGGGCACTGCTTCTGTTCCTCGACGTCGCCCGCGCAGGCCTCGACTTCACGGTGCTCGAAGTGATATCGGGGACCGCTTCGACACTCGGCAACGTCGGGCCGGCGTTCTACCGCCTCGGCCCGATGGGCGGCTACATCGGCTTCCCCGACAGCTCGAAGCTGTTCATGGTGGTGCTGATGTGGGCCGGCCGGCTGGAGATCATCCCCCTGTTGGTCTGTCTGGTGCCGGAGTACTGGCGGCGCTGA
- a CDS encoding CBS domain-containing protein, whose amino-acid sequence MDETDDLFVASLMSTDVKTVTQDTLVEDAAEVMLDNDIGSVVVVDGDGALEGILTRTDFVSIVAGQKPKDQTPVKEYMTRDVETAKAGDSIRTIADRMIEARFHHMPVVDDTEGLIGMITTSDLTAYLSTVQTPSP is encoded by the coding sequence ATGGACGAGACCGACGACCTCTTCGTCGCGAGCCTGATGAGCACCGACGTCAAAACCGTCACACAGGACACGCTAGTCGAGGACGCCGCCGAAGTGATGCTCGACAACGACATCGGATCGGTCGTCGTCGTCGACGGTGACGGTGCCCTCGAGGGGATCCTCACGCGGACGGACTTCGTGTCGATCGTCGCGGGGCAGAAGCCCAAAGACCAGACGCCCGTGAAGGAGTACATGACTCGGGACGTCGAGACCGCGAAAGCCGGCGACTCGATCCGGACGATCGCCGACCGGATGATCGAGGCGAGGTTCCACCACATGCCCGTCGTCGACGACACCGAGGGACTGATCGGCATGATCACCACCTCCGACCTCACCGCGTACCTCTCGACGGTGCAGACGCCGAGCCCCTAA
- the trkA gene encoding Trk system potassium transporter TrkA: MRVIIVGAGQVGESIAADLSDAHDVVIVEQDPDRVEELNYSLDVLAIEGDGTSLSALEGADVADADMVIASTDNDETNIVVSSTVKAISDAFTIARVKNTEYLRTWERSRKAFGVDFMVCTYLLAAESIVRVVGLPAARDADTFADGRVEMAEFDVGASSPIAGQSVAAADTYDSLTFAAIIREEELLIPTGTTTIRADDRLVVIGTPRSVRRFAGDVAPEEAALSGEVVIVGGSEIGYHVARLLSERGVSARLLEQDADRARWLAEELPDTMVMETDATDIEFLEREHIGDAEVIVSALDSDEKNLLASLLAERVGTERSIAVIDQSEYVDLFEAVGIDVGINPREVVAEEITRFTRTGGAENVALVENGLAEVLEVEVDEDSPLVGKPIRESIQLLPADVVIGAITRGGEYVVPRGGTELEAGDHVVLFVETEHADEVSAAL; the protein is encoded by the coding sequence GTGCGCGTAATCATCGTTGGCGCCGGCCAGGTCGGTGAGAGCATCGCTGCCGACCTGAGTGACGCCCACGACGTCGTCATAGTCGAACAGGACCCCGACCGCGTCGAGGAGCTCAACTACAGCCTCGACGTGCTCGCGATCGAGGGCGACGGCACCAGCCTCAGCGCGCTCGAAGGGGCCGATGTGGCCGACGCGGACATGGTGATCGCCTCCACCGACAACGACGAGACCAACATCGTCGTCTCCTCGACAGTGAAGGCGATCTCCGACGCGTTCACCATCGCCCGAGTGAAAAACACCGAGTACCTCCGGACGTGGGAGCGCTCACGAAAGGCGTTCGGCGTCGACTTCATGGTCTGTACGTACCTGCTGGCCGCGGAGTCGATCGTCCGCGTCGTCGGGCTGCCCGCCGCCCGCGACGCGGACACGTTCGCCGACGGGCGCGTCGAGATGGCGGAGTTCGACGTGGGGGCGAGCTCGCCGATCGCGGGACAGTCGGTCGCGGCGGCGGACACGTACGACTCGCTGACGTTCGCGGCAATCATCAGGGAGGAGGAGCTGTTGATCCCGACCGGGACGACCACCATCCGCGCCGACGACCGCCTCGTGGTGATCGGGACGCCCCGAAGCGTCCGACGGTTCGCCGGCGACGTCGCGCCCGAGGAGGCCGCCCTCTCCGGCGAGGTGGTGATCGTCGGCGGCAGTGAGATCGGCTACCACGTCGCCAGACTGCTCTCCGAGCGCGGCGTCTCCGCGCGCCTGCTCGAACAGGACGCCGATCGGGCCCGCTGGCTCGCCGAGGAGCTCCCGGACACGATGGTGATGGAGACTGACGCGACCGACATCGAGTTCCTCGAACGCGAGCACATCGGCGACGCGGAGGTGATCGTCTCCGCGCTCGACTCCGACGAGAAGAACCTCCTCGCCTCCCTGCTGGCCGAGCGGGTCGGCACCGAGCGCAGCATCGCCGTGATCGACCAGTCGGAGTACGTCGACCTGTTCGAGGCGGTCGGCATCGACGTGGGCATCAACCCCCGCGAGGTGGTCGCCGAGGAGATCACCCGGTTCACCCGGACAGGCGGCGCCGAGAACGTCGCGCTGGTCGAGAACGGGCTGGCGGAGGTGCTGGAGGTCGAAGTCGACGAGGACAGCCCGCTGGTGGGCAAGCCGATCCGGGAGTCGATCCAGCTGCTCCCCGCGGACGTGGTGATCGGCGCCATCACCCGCGGTGGGGAGTACGTCGTCCCCCGCGGCGGGACCGAACTCGAAGCCGGCGACCACGTCGTACTGTTCGTCGAGACCGAGCACGCCGACGAGGTCTCCGCGGCGCTGTGA